One genomic region from Streptomyces sp. NBC_01304 encodes:
- a CDS encoding acyl-CoA synthetase, whose amino-acid sequence MTGVRSNTVDAMLRRSARRTPERIALRYADRSWTYAELDEAVSRAARVLLDAGLAAGDRVGAYGHNSDAYLIGFLGSSRAGLVHVPVNHNLTGDDLAYIVGQAGCALVLADPDIAGRLPGDVRTLALRDADDSLLARLPGTAPYDGPEPDGEALVQLLYTSGTTALPKGAMMTHRALVHEYVSAIHALDLKETDRPVHSLPLYHSAQMHVFLLPYLAVGAENTILDGPDAGRIFDLVEAGHDSLFAPPTVWIGLAGHPEFATRDLSALRKAYYGASIMPVPVLERLRGRLPGLGFYNCFGQSEIGPLATVLGPDEHDGRMDSCGRPVLFVEARVVDEAGKGVPDGTPGEVVYRSPQLCEGYWDKPEETREAFRDGWFRSGDLAVRDGEGYLTVVDRVKDVINSGGVLVASRQVEDVLYGHEGVAEVAVIGVPDERWIEAIAAVVVARGEVTEAELIAHAKEKLASFKAPKRVLFVDELPRNASGKILKRELRDRFA is encoded by the coding sequence ATGACCGGTGTACGCAGCAACACAGTCGACGCCATGCTCCGCCGCAGCGCACGGCGCACCCCGGAGCGGATCGCGCTCCGGTACGCCGACCGCTCCTGGACCTATGCCGAACTCGACGAGGCCGTCTCGCGCGCCGCGCGGGTCCTTCTCGACGCTGGCCTGGCGGCGGGCGACCGGGTGGGGGCGTACGGGCACAACTCGGATGCGTATCTGATCGGCTTCCTCGGCAGCTCCCGGGCCGGACTCGTCCATGTGCCGGTCAACCACAACCTCACCGGCGACGACCTCGCCTACATCGTCGGCCAGGCGGGCTGTGCCCTGGTGCTGGCCGATCCGGACATCGCGGGCCGACTGCCCGGCGACGTACGCACGTTGGCGCTGCGTGACGCGGACGACTCGCTGCTCGCGCGACTGCCCGGGACGGCGCCGTACGACGGCCCGGAGCCGGACGGCGAAGCCCTCGTGCAGCTGCTCTACACCTCCGGCACCACCGCACTGCCCAAGGGCGCCATGATGACCCACCGGGCCCTGGTGCACGAATACGTCAGCGCCATCCACGCGTTGGACCTCAAGGAGACCGACCGGCCCGTCCACTCGCTGCCGCTCTACCACTCGGCACAGATGCACGTGTTCCTGCTGCCGTACCTGGCGGTGGGTGCCGAGAACACGATCCTCGACGGGCCCGACGCCGGCCGGATCTTCGACCTGGTGGAGGCCGGGCACGACAGCCTGTTCGCGCCGCCGACCGTGTGGATCGGGCTCGCGGGCCACCCCGAGTTCGCCACCCGCGACCTCTCCGCGCTGCGCAAGGCGTACTACGGGGCCTCGATCATGCCCGTGCCGGTCCTGGAGCGGCTGCGCGGGCGGCTGCCCGGGCTCGGCTTCTACAACTGCTTCGGGCAGAGTGAGATCGGACCGCTGGCCACCGTGCTCGGACCGGACGAGCACGACGGGCGGATGGACTCGTGCGGCCGGCCCGTGCTGTTCGTCGAGGCGCGGGTCGTGGACGAGGCCGGCAAGGGCGTGCCGGACGGGACGCCCGGCGAAGTCGTCTACCGCTCACCGCAGTTGTGCGAGGGCTACTGGGACAAGCCGGAGGAGACCCGAGAGGCCTTCCGCGACGGCTGGTTCCGCTCCGGGGACCTCGCGGTGCGGGACGGCGAGGGCTATCTCACCGTCGTCGACCGGGTGAAGGACGTCATCAACTCCGGGGGAGTGCTTGTCGCTTCGCGGCAGGTCGAGGACGTGCTGTACGGGCACGAGGGCGTCGCCGAGGTCGCGGTGATCGGGGTGCCGGACGAGCGGTGGATCGAGGCGATCGCCGCCGTGGTCGTGGCGCGCGGCGAGGTCACCGAGGCCGAACTCATCGCCCACGCCAAGGAGAAGCTCGCAAGCTTCAAGGCGCCCAAGCGGGTGCTGTTCGTGGACGAGCTGCCGCGCAATGCGAGCGGGAAGATCCTGAAGCGGGAGTTGCGGGACAGGTTCGCCTAA
- a CDS encoding NmrA/HSCARG family protein: protein MDTNGKIILVTGATGNQGGATARHLLADGWRVRALVRDEATPAAVELAAAGVELVRGDLNDRTSVDAAMRGAYGAYSVQSDNPDEISQAKNIADAAQSAELRHLVYSSVGGMEEQNRFYVEHGWGPIDKWQIEQHLNTLDIPVTILRPAGFMEDFTSPARFFQDGALNVPWHDDMAMKLIAIDDVGAFAALAFADPGTYAGRTMEIAGDRLTAPQIADALGRAAGRPVPHTRIPLEVLWEHAPEVAKVMAWANGTFYDIDLAPVRRAFPGVMDFGTWLDRSGKQRLLAQLAARKG from the coding sequence ATGGACACCAACGGCAAGATCATCCTCGTGACCGGCGCGACCGGTAACCAGGGCGGCGCCACCGCCCGTCATCTGCTCGCCGACGGCTGGCGGGTTCGTGCGCTGGTCCGGGACGAAGCCACCCCGGCGGCCGTCGAGTTGGCGGCTGCCGGCGTCGAGCTCGTCCGCGGTGACCTGAACGACCGAACCTCCGTCGACGCGGCGATGCGCGGCGCATACGGCGCCTACAGCGTCCAGTCCGACAACCCCGACGAGATCTCCCAGGCGAAGAACATCGCGGACGCCGCCCAGTCGGCCGAATTGCGGCACCTGGTGTACTCCTCGGTCGGCGGCATGGAGGAGCAGAACCGCTTCTACGTGGAGCACGGCTGGGGCCCCATCGACAAATGGCAGATCGAGCAGCACCTGAACACGCTGGACATTCCCGTGACGATCCTGCGTCCCGCCGGGTTCATGGAGGACTTCACCAGCCCGGCACGGTTCTTCCAGGACGGTGCGCTCAACGTGCCCTGGCACGACGACATGGCGATGAAGCTCATCGCCATCGACGACGTCGGCGCCTTCGCCGCGTTGGCCTTCGCCGACCCCGGCACCTACGCGGGCCGGACCATGGAGATCGCCGGCGACCGGCTGACGGCTCCACAGATCGCCGACGCCCTGGGGAGGGCCGCCGGCCGCCCCGTCCCACACACGCGGATACCGCTCGAAGTGCTGTGGGAGCACGCCCCGGAGGTGGCGAAGGTGATGGCCTGGGCAAACGGGACCTTCTACGACATCGATCTCGCGCCCGTCCGGAGGGCATTCCCCGGCGTCATGGACTTCGGCACCTGGCTGGACCGGTCGGGCAAGCAACGCCTTCTGGCGCAACTGGCCGCCCGGAAGGGGTGA
- a CDS encoding MFS transporter: MRTYRELFRTPEFTPLFLTSAAQIAAQTVSGLALGTLVFTATGSPLLAALALFGPSLAQVVGAATLLSAADRLSPRAAMTGLALLFGLGTAVQVLPGMPLWASFAVLLGLGMVAALGGGVRYGLLNEILAKDGYLLGRSALNMCAGSMQIGGFALGGVLVATLSPRGTLLVGAGLYLCAAAVARCGLSRRAPRAEGRPSIAHTWRNNARLWSSRPRRAVYLALWVPNGLVVGCESLFVPYAPAQAGLLFASAACGMLLGDIVVGRFVPRHRRGRLGIPLLALLAAPYLLFALHPPLPVALALTALASVGFAASLVQQEQLMALTPDELSGHALGLHTSGMLTMQGVGAALAGGIAQLTSVTTALAVTAVLSLAVTAALAPRLRAGRPNSPAPSRTSTVTPAYVPADGS; the protein is encoded by the coding sequence ATGCGCACCTACCGCGAGCTCTTCCGCACCCCGGAGTTCACCCCGCTCTTCCTCACCTCGGCCGCCCAGATCGCGGCACAGACGGTGAGCGGCCTCGCCCTCGGCACGCTCGTCTTCACGGCGACCGGGTCCCCGCTGCTCGCCGCCCTCGCCCTGTTCGGCCCGTCGCTCGCCCAGGTCGTCGGCGCGGCGACGCTGCTCTCGGCGGCCGACCGGCTGTCGCCGCGCGCCGCGATGACGGGCCTGGCCCTGCTGTTCGGTCTCGGCACCGCCGTCCAGGTGCTGCCCGGCATGCCCCTGTGGGCGTCGTTCGCGGTGCTGCTCGGGCTCGGCATGGTGGCGGCGCTCGGCGGCGGTGTGCGGTACGGGCTGCTCAACGAGATCCTTGCCAAGGACGGCTATCTGCTTGGCCGTTCGGCGCTCAACATGTGCGCGGGCAGCATGCAGATCGGCGGCTTCGCCCTCGGCGGCGTCCTGGTCGCCACCCTCTCCCCGCGCGGCACGCTCCTCGTCGGGGCAGGGCTCTATCTGTGCGCCGCGGCCGTCGCCCGCTGCGGCCTTTCCCGCCGGGCGCCGCGCGCCGAGGGCAGGCCGTCGATCGCCCATACCTGGCGCAACAACGCCCGCCTGTGGTCGTCGAGGCCGCGCCGCGCCGTGTATCTCGCCCTGTGGGTGCCCAACGGCCTGGTCGTCGGCTGCGAATCGCTCTTCGTCCCGTACGCGCCCGCTCAGGCGGGACTCCTCTTCGCGAGCGCCGCCTGCGGCATGCTCTTGGGGGACATCGTGGTGGGCCGCTTCGTGCCGCGGCACCGGCGCGGCCGGCTCGGCATACCCCTCCTTGCCCTCCTCGCCGCCCCGTACCTCCTCTTCGCCCTGCACCCGCCCCTGCCCGTCGCCCTGGCCCTGACGGCCCTGGCCTCGGTGGGCTTCGCGGCGAGCCTGGTCCAGCAGGAGCAGCTGATGGCGCTCACCCCGGACGAGCTGAGCGGCCACGCGCTGGGCCTGCACACCTCCGGCATGCTCACCATGCAGGGTGTCGGCGCCGCACTCGCGGGCGGCATCGCCCAGCTGACCTCGGTGACGACCGCGCTGGCCGTGACGGCCGTGCTGTCCCTCGCGGTGACGGCGGCGCTGGCGCCGCGCCTGCGCGCGGGGCGGCCCAACTCCCCTGCGCCGTCGCGGACTTCCACCGTCACGCCTGCGTACGTCCCTGCCGACGGTTCGTGA
- a CDS encoding ArsR/SmtB family transcription factor — protein MGLWQISADTLAGSRFVVSPLAEATACLKALERATAAHPGEHAWLDAHLPAYRRLLAAEPVTALTVRAALGRTWNADYLTPTPTPDGDLRFEDELTEIRRTPAADVRAHLTQSLDGPLPAELHRDDLAERTADLLQWIWTHTVLPYWPRRRRIIEADIVARTAQLGQGGWAAALDGMRPGMRWLGDGRLQINTHDYPTRQLTATRLMFVPVTMRQTWVSWEDTARHAVVYPCSGTLADADRTVVPEALGALLGPARATVLVLLDSPKSTTQLVALTGQGLGSVGRHLKVLLDAGLAGRRRAGRSVLYYRTAVGEVLVNAVRGG, from the coding sequence ATGGGCCTGTGGCAGATCAGCGCGGACACCCTCGCGGGGAGCCGCTTCGTCGTCTCGCCGCTCGCCGAGGCCACCGCCTGCCTGAAGGCCTTGGAGCGGGCCACCGCCGCGCACCCGGGCGAGCACGCCTGGCTGGATGCCCATCTGCCCGCGTACCGGCGGCTGTTGGCCGCCGAGCCGGTGACCGCGCTGACCGTACGCGCCGCCCTTGGCCGCACCTGGAACGCGGACTACCTCACCCCCACGCCCACCCCCGACGGCGACCTCCGCTTCGAGGACGAGCTGACGGAGATCCGCCGTACGCCCGCCGCGGACGTACGCGCCCATCTCACGCAGTCCCTGGACGGCCCGCTGCCGGCCGAGCTGCACCGCGACGACCTGGCGGAGCGCACCGCCGACCTGCTGCAGTGGATCTGGACGCACACCGTCCTGCCGTACTGGCCGCGACGGCGCCGCATCATCGAGGCCGACATCGTGGCGCGCACGGCGCAGCTCGGCCAGGGCGGGTGGGCCGCGGCGCTCGACGGGATGCGGCCGGGGATGCGCTGGCTCGGCGACGGCCGGCTGCAGATCAACACCCACGACTACCCGACGCGCCAACTCACCGCGACCCGGCTGATGTTCGTGCCCGTCACGATGCGGCAGACCTGGGTCAGCTGGGAGGACACCGCGCGGCACGCCGTGGTCTACCCGTGCTCGGGCACCCTCGCGGACGCGGACCGCACAGTGGTGCCCGAGGCCCTCGGGGCGCTCCTCGGGCCGGCCCGCGCGACCGTCCTCGTCCTGCTCGACTCACCCAAGAGCACGACCCAACTGGTCGCGCTGACCGGGCAGGGGCTCGGTTCGGTGGGCCGCCATCTCAAGGTGCTGCTCGATGCGGGGCTCGCGGGGCGGCGCAGGGCGGGGCGGTCGGTGCTGTACTACCGGACGGCCGTGGGGGAAGTGCTGGTGAACGCGGTACGGGGTGGGTGA
- a CDS encoding family 16 glycoside hydrolase — protein sequence MKPRPQLRRATGLLLTALLGGSLLAPAVSAAADRDPRPFAELPPQEPGVTQRVFDIQAPLKKLCDLKPAQTPNVDKLIPVIDWTSTDGFGFSDNFVSQILGNLNVPEAGTYAFRLTSDDGSRLFLGGDKVIDHDGLHGAEPKDGEISLNAGYQPLRIDHFDAGGGQQVTLQWKPPGASDFTVVPNSVLSTDKDVVRVTAPGRKECEGTLDTPGDGLPLTEVNPGYTLTDLRPKGFEPQVSAMDWLPDDRLAITTWGGSTETKGEVYVLDHVTGDTGPEKVTYKKIADGLKEPMGVKYVDGKLYVSEKHQLTELTDTNGDDVVDEKRKIAEWPFGGNFHEFAFGLLYDKGDFYLNLSVAINYGGATTDPQPAPNRGTTIKVNKATGKVSYVAGGLRTPNGIGRGPDGDLFVTDNQGGWLPASKLMHIKQDRFFNHYMNPDGPYDDKPVTKPVLWLPQNEIANSPSTPMQLAKGPFAGQMVFGDVTYGGLQRADLEKVDGEYQGAVFRHTQGLESGITRISTGPDGAIYTGGLGADGNWGQAGKLKFGLQKLTPNGKTAFDIKTMRATPEGFELTYTKPLSDETATKLTKGAYSVEQWRYAPTPAYGGPKVDEETLPVTSAQLSDDRRKVRLTIPGLKTDRVVHVRSPRPFSSAEGDQLWSTEAWYTLNARPGPEQPVTSYDAESARLSGSAGTDTEHAGYTGGGFVDGFGEQGAKASFDVFADEAGTYDVGLRYANGPHPFSGTKTVSVSVNGAAAKQTSLPSTAEWNRWSTRTERLTLRKGRNEITYAVGAGDTGHVNLDAIEVRRPGARIDLFSGGSISTAWHHRDGRSAQWPHTAEKSMEVCCGDLRTKQHFGDFKLHVEFRVPLLPDDVTGQDRGNSGIYLQERYEVQILDSYGVQKLADNEAAAIYQKKAADLNASTAPETWQTYDITFRAARFDADGKKTADARVTVVWNGKKVHDDVAIDGPTGAGDPESAATGAIRLQDHGNKVRFRNVWVEPMS from the coding sequence GTGAAGCCACGCCCCCAGTTACGAAGAGCCACCGGACTGCTCCTGACCGCCCTGCTGGGCGGCAGTCTCCTCGCACCCGCGGTGTCCGCCGCCGCCGACCGTGATCCGCGGCCGTTCGCCGAGCTGCCACCGCAGGAACCCGGCGTCACCCAGCGGGTCTTCGACATCCAGGCTCCGCTGAAGAAGCTGTGCGACCTCAAGCCCGCGCAGACCCCGAACGTCGACAAGCTGATCCCCGTCATCGACTGGACCTCCACCGACGGCTTCGGGTTCAGCGACAACTTCGTCTCGCAGATCCTCGGCAATCTCAACGTGCCCGAGGCCGGCACGTACGCCTTCCGGCTGACCAGCGACGACGGCTCGCGCCTCTTCCTCGGCGGGGACAAGGTGATCGACCACGACGGTCTGCACGGCGCCGAGCCCAAGGACGGCGAGATCTCGCTGAACGCGGGCTATCAGCCGCTGCGCATCGACCACTTCGACGCGGGCGGCGGCCAGCAGGTCACCCTGCAGTGGAAGCCGCCGGGGGCGAGCGACTTCACGGTCGTGCCGAACTCCGTGCTGAGCACGGACAAGGACGTCGTACGGGTCACCGCACCCGGCCGCAAGGAGTGCGAGGGCACCCTCGACACCCCGGGCGACGGCCTGCCGCTGACCGAGGTCAATCCGGGCTACACCCTGACCGATCTGCGGCCCAAGGGCTTCGAACCGCAGGTGTCCGCGATGGACTGGCTGCCCGACGACCGCCTCGCGATCACCACTTGGGGCGGCAGCACCGAGACCAAGGGCGAGGTGTACGTCCTCGACCACGTCACGGGTGACACCGGGCCCGAGAAGGTCACGTACAAGAAGATCGCCGACGGGCTCAAGGAGCCGATGGGCGTCAAGTACGTGGACGGGAAGCTGTACGTCTCCGAGAAGCACCAGCTCACCGAGTTGACCGACACCAACGGCGACGACGTCGTCGACGAGAAGCGCAAGATCGCCGAGTGGCCGTTCGGCGGGAACTTCCACGAGTTCGCCTTCGGACTGCTCTACGACAAGGGTGACTTCTACCTGAACCTCTCCGTCGCCATCAACTACGGTGGCGCGACCACCGACCCGCAGCCCGCCCCCAACCGCGGCACGACCATCAAGGTCAACAAGGCTACGGGCAAGGTGAGTTATGTGGCCGGAGGGCTGCGTACTCCCAATGGCATCGGGCGGGGGCCGGACGGCGATCTGTTCGTCACCGACAACCAGGGCGGCTGGCTGCCCGCGTCCAAGCTGATGCACATCAAGCAGGACCGCTTCTTCAACCACTACATGAACCCCGACGGCCCCTACGACGACAAGCCCGTCACCAAGCCGGTGCTCTGGCTGCCGCAGAACGAGATAGCCAACTCGCCCAGTACGCCGATGCAGTTGGCCAAGGGCCCGTTCGCCGGACAGATGGTCTTCGGCGACGTCACGTACGGCGGACTGCAGCGCGCCGACCTGGAGAAGGTCGACGGCGAGTACCAGGGCGCCGTGTTCCGGCACACCCAGGGCCTCGAGTCCGGCATCACCCGGATCAGCACCGGTCCGGACGGCGCGATCTACACCGGCGGTCTGGGCGCGGACGGCAACTGGGGGCAGGCGGGCAAGCTCAAGTTCGGCCTGCAGAAGCTGACCCCGAACGGCAAGACCGCCTTCGACATCAAGACCATGCGCGCCACCCCCGAAGGCTTCGAACTCACCTACACCAAGCCCCTGTCGGACGAGACCGCGACCAAGCTGACCAAGGGCGCGTACTCCGTCGAGCAGTGGCGCTACGCACCGACGCCCGCGTACGGCGGCCCGAAGGTCGACGAGGAGACGCTGCCCGTCACCTCCGCGCAGCTCTCGGACGACCGCCGCAAGGTGAGGCTCACCATCCCCGGCCTGAAGACCGACCGGGTCGTGCACGTCCGCTCGCCCCGCCCGTTCTCCTCGGCCGAGGGCGACCAGCTCTGGTCCACCGAGGCCTGGTACACGCTCAACGCCAGGCCCGGCCCCGAACAGCCGGTGACCAGCTATGACGCCGAATCCGCCCGCCTGTCCGGCAGCGCGGGCACCGACACCGAGCATGCCGGGTACACCGGCGGTGGCTTCGTCGACGGCTTCGGCGAGCAGGGCGCGAAGGCGAGCTTCGACGTCTTCGCCGACGAGGCGGGCACGTACGACGTGGGCCTGCGCTACGCCAACGGCCCGCACCCCTTCAGCGGGACGAAGACCGTCTCCGTCAGCGTGAACGGCGCCGCGGCGAAACAGACGAGCCTGCCCTCCACGGCGGAGTGGAACCGCTGGTCGACCAGGACCGAACGGCTCACCCTGCGCAAGGGCCGCAACGAGATCACGTACGCCGTCGGCGCAGGCGACACCGGGCATGTGAACCTCGACGCCATCGAGGTCCGCAGGCCCGGGGCCCGCATCGACCTGTTCTCCGGCGGCAGCATCTCCACGGCCTGGCACCACCGCGACGGCCGCAGTGCCCAGTGGCCGCACACCGCCGAGAAGTCGATGGAGGTGTGCTGCGGCGACCTGCGCACGAAACAGCACTTCGGCGACTTCAAGCTGCACGTCGAATTCCGGGTCCCGCTGCTGCCCGACGACGTCACCGGACAGGACCGCGGGAACAGCGGGATCTATCTCCAGGAGCGGTACGAGGTGCAGATCCTCGACTCGTACGGCGTGCAGAAGCTCGCCGACAACGAGGCGGCGGCGATCTACCAGAAGAAGGCCGCCGACCTCAACGCGTCCACCGCCCCCGAGACCTGGCAGACGTACGACATCACCTTCCGCGCGGCCCGCTTCGACGCGGACGGCAAGAAGACCGCCGACGCCAGGGTCACCGTCGTCTGGAACGGCAAGAAGGTCCACGACGACGTCGCCATCGACGGCCCCACCGGCGCGGGCGACCCGGAATCGGCCGCCACCGGGGCGATCAGGCTGCAGGACCACGGGAACAAGGTGCGGTTCCGCAATGTGTGGGTGGAGCCGATGAGTTGA
- a CDS encoding penicillin acylase family protein yields MRVRRRRRIRLRQLALIGTALLATAATASPAPAADAGRAHHPSGGKLSATIRYTEHGIPHILAKDYANLGFGTGWAQANDQVCTLADGFVTMRGERSKYFGKDAAPDGSLSSATTNLSSDLFFRGVRDAGTVEALLKVPAPVGPSREVRDLMRGFAAGYNAWLKQNRVTDPACKGADWVRPVTSLDVARRGFALAVLGGQGRAADAITAAQPPGAGTRQQRTPGKKALAEAARELFSTQSADKGDMGSNAVAFQGKTTANGRGLLLGNPHYPWQGGRRFWQSQQTIPGEYNASGGSLLGAVSVSIGHNSGAAWSHTVATGVPMNLHQLALDPADPTTYLVDGKPEKMTKRTVTVQTKDGAPVTRTQWWTRYGPVVNSMGAQLPLPWTATTAYAVNDPNAVNMRASDAALALGQARSTKEILASLRRTQGLPWVNTIAADSKGHSLFTQSQVLPRITDELAQRCSTPLGKVTYPSAGLAILDGARGDCTLGADKDALQPGIFGPARMPTLKDAAYAENSNDSAWLANAEQPLTGYERVFGTIGTTRSPRTRGAVEDVAAMAAKGRLTVKDLQRQQFANRVPIGDLTAADTAGACAALPGGTATGSDGKVVDVSKACEAIKNWDRTMNLDSSGALLFDRFWRKLTASVPSAEVWKVPFSAADPVRTPNTLNTAHPGFARALADTVTELAVAGIAPGAELSKYQYVDRAGLQIPVGGGTEALGVWNKIEATWDPKAGYTAVAHGSSYIQAVGWDGSRCPVARTLLTYSQSSNPKSPYYGDQTELFSQERMVKARFCEKDIYRSPKLKVVRVRER; encoded by the coding sequence ATGCGTGTCCGCCGTCGTCGCCGTATCCGTCTGAGACAGCTCGCCCTGATCGGCACCGCCCTGCTCGCCACCGCCGCCACCGCGTCGCCCGCACCGGCGGCCGACGCCGGCCGTGCGCACCATCCGTCCGGCGGCAAGCTCTCCGCCACCATCCGCTACACCGAGCACGGCATCCCGCACATCCTGGCCAAGGACTACGCGAACCTCGGGTTCGGCACCGGCTGGGCGCAGGCGAACGACCAGGTGTGCACGCTCGCCGACGGGTTCGTCACGATGCGCGGGGAGCGCTCCAAGTACTTCGGCAAGGACGCCGCCCCCGACGGCTCGCTCTCCTCGGCGACCACGAACCTCTCCAGCGACCTGTTCTTCCGCGGGGTGCGCGACGCGGGCACCGTCGAGGCGCTCCTGAAGGTTCCGGCGCCGGTCGGTCCGAGCCGTGAAGTGCGGGATCTGATGCGGGGGTTCGCCGCCGGCTACAACGCCTGGCTGAAGCAGAACCGCGTCACCGACCCGGCGTGCAAGGGCGCCGACTGGGTGCGCCCGGTGACCTCCCTCGACGTGGCCCGGCGCGGCTTCGCGCTCGCCGTGCTCGGCGGGCAGGGCCGCGCGGCCGACGCGATCACCGCCGCCCAGCCGCCCGGCGCGGGCACCCGGCAGCAACGTACGCCCGGCAAGAAGGCCTTGGCCGAGGCCGCCCGGGAACTGTTCAGCACCCAGTCCGCAGACAAGGGGGACATGGGCTCCAACGCCGTCGCCTTCCAGGGCAAGACGACCGCCAACGGCCGGGGCCTCCTGCTCGGCAACCCCCACTACCCGTGGCAGGGCGGGCGGCGGTTCTGGCAGTCGCAGCAGACGATTCCCGGTGAGTACAACGCCTCGGGCGGCTCGCTGCTCGGCGCGGTGTCCGTCTCCATCGGGCACAACTCCGGGGCCGCGTGGAGCCACACCGTCGCCACCGGCGTCCCGATGAACCTGCACCAACTCGCCCTGGATCCGGCGGATCCGACGACGTACCTCGTCGACGGCAAGCCCGAGAAGATGACCAAGCGGACCGTGACCGTGCAGACCAAGGACGGCGCTCCGGTCACCCGCACCCAGTGGTGGACGCGCTACGGGCCCGTCGTGAACTCGATGGGCGCCCAGCTGCCGCTGCCCTGGACGGCCACGACGGCGTACGCGGTGAACGACCCCAACGCGGTCAACATGCGCGCCAGCGACGCCGCCCTCGCGCTCGGCCAGGCCCGCTCCACCAAGGAGATCCTTGCCTCACTGCGCCGCACGCAGGGCCTGCCGTGGGTGAACACCATCGCGGCGGACTCCAAGGGGCATTCGCTGTTCACGCAGTCGCAGGTCCTGCCGCGCATCACCGATGAGCTGGCTCAGCGCTGTTCGACACCGCTCGGCAAGGTCACGTATCCCAGTGCGGGCCTGGCGATCCTGGACGGCGCCCGCGGGGACTGCACGCTGGGTGCGGACAAGGACGCGCTGCAGCCCGGGATCTTCGGGCCGGCCCGGATGCCGACGCTGAAGGACGCCGCGTACGCGGAGAACTCCAACGACAGCGCCTGGCTCGCCAACGCCGAGCAGCCGCTGACCGGCTACGAGCGGGTCTTCGGCACCATCGGCACCACCCGCTCGCCGCGCACCCGGGGCGCCGTGGAGGACGTGGCGGCGATGGCCGCCAAGGGCCGGCTCACCGTCAAGGACCTGCAGCGCCAGCAGTTCGCCAACCGCGTCCCGATCGGCGACCTCACCGCGGCGGACACGGCGGGCGCCTGCGCCGCACTGCCGGGCGGGACGGCAACGGGCAGCGACGGCAAGGTGGTTGACGTCTCCAAGGCCTGCGAGGCCATCAAGAACTGGGACCGCACCATGAACCTGGACAGCAGCGGCGCCCTGCTCTTCGACCGGTTCTGGCGCAAGCTGACGGCTTCCGTGCCGTCGGCCGAGGTGTGGAAGGTGCCGTTCTCGGCCGCCGACCCGGTGCGCACCCCCAACACCCTCAACACCGCGCACCCCGGCTTCGCCCGCGCCCTCGCGGACACGGTGACCGAGCTGGCCGTGGCGGGCATCGCCCCGGGCGCGGAGCTGTCGAAGTACCAGTACGTCGACCGCGCGGGCCTGCAGATCCCCGTCGGCGGCGGCACCGAGGCCCTCGGCGTCTGGAACAAGATCGAGGCGACCTGGGACCCGAAGGCCGGCTACACCGCGGTGGCGCACGGCTCCAGCTACATCCAGGCGGTCGGCTGGGACGGCAGCCGCTGCCCGGTCGCCCGTACGCTCCTGACGTACTCCCAGTCCTCCA
- a CDS encoding TetR/AcrR family transcriptional regulator — MAIQDEAGSLRERKRRRTRSALIDAAAELFARKGYDETTVAEIAAAAEIGTRTFFSYFASKEEILFPDSADRVRATLEAIEARGPGEGPVEVLLRAVREISEADADMVSPMAAVRTRLMRTVPAVQGRALLIQQAAQRDIARQLRDAFPGELDAVRAGALVGAMTGAVGGALQALLEDPETAGELAADPQRLRGRLRSATRAALEPWSGRPG; from the coding sequence ATGGCCATACAGGACGAGGCAGGCTCCCTGCGCGAGCGCAAAAGGCGACGCACCCGCTCGGCGCTCATCGACGCCGCGGCGGAGCTCTTCGCGCGCAAGGGATACGACGAGACGACGGTCGCGGAGATCGCCGCGGCGGCCGAGATCGGCACCCGCACCTTCTTCAGCTACTTCGCCAGCAAAGAGGAGATCCTCTTCCCCGACAGTGCCGACCGGGTGCGCGCCACCCTCGAAGCGATCGAGGCCAGGGGCCCCGGGGAAGGCCCGGTCGAGGTGCTGCTGCGCGCCGTGCGGGAGATCTCGGAGGCCGACGCCGACATGGTGAGCCCGATGGCGGCCGTGCGGACCCGGCTGATGCGGACCGTTCCCGCCGTCCAGGGCCGCGCCCTGCTGATCCAGCAGGCCGCGCAGCGCGACATCGCCCGGCAGTTGCGGGACGCGTTCCCCGGCGAACTCGACGCCGTACGGGCCGGAGCCCTCGTCGGTGCCATGACCGGCGCGGTCGGCGGCGCGCTGCAGGCCCTGCTCGAAGACCCGGAAACGGCCGGGGAGTTGGCCGCCGACCCGCAACGCCTGCGCGGCCGATTGCGCAGTGCGACCCGGGCGGCACTCGAGCCCTGGAGCGGGCGGCCCGGCTAG